One region of Polyodon spathula isolate WHYD16114869_AA chromosome 25, ASM1765450v1, whole genome shotgun sequence genomic DNA includes:
- the LOC121299436 gene encoding chemokine-like receptor 1 produces MSNPNNIDPTRNTYEYDNPDYIYQDTFPSYDDGKPVNDSYQIPAKIIPLENQSKYVFIVSYSAILLLGITLNGLVICMVSCKMKKTPSAIWFLCLAVTDFLFCLFLPFTIIYALYDFDWFFGLFLCKMNSYIMFFNMFSSAFFLVIIRINHGIYTGFACAQNCCTTNVARNVALLTWFVSAILSIPSLVIRNTSVEDGKTICFDKYDIFNDTSAQRTNHQVVLSSRILCSIVIPYLIICTVSFVKRSRSKAYKITRFIIVAYFICWVPYHVLMALALYPEQFNKEVFVIGMAIVNVLAAANSCMNPVIYICMSRDCKMSWMENAFSRKSFKTSPQLRRINPEREIVSETIALEIAESQ; encoded by the coding sequence GGCAAACCTGTCAATGATAGTTACCAAATTCCAGCAAAAATAATACCACTGGAAAACCAATCCAAATATGTGTTTATTGTGTCATACTCTGCCATTTTACTTCTTGGCATCACACTGAATGGGTTGGTCATCTGCATGGTGAGTTGCAAGATGAAGAAGACACCAAGTGCCATTTGGTTCCTCTGCTTGGCGGTCACTGACTTCCTATTCTGTCTTTTTCTGCCCTTCACTATCATCTATGCATTGTATGACTTCGACTGGTTCTTCGGACTGTTTCTGTGCAAGATGAATTCCTACATAATGTTCTTCAACATGTTCTCCAGTGCCTTCTTCTTGGTCATCATCAGAATTAACCACGGTATTTACACCGGCTTTGCCTGTGCTCAGAACTGCTGCACCACAAACGTAGCTCGAAATGTGGCCTTGCTTACCTGGTTTGTCTCTGCAATCTTAAGCATTCCATCACTCGTGATCCGCAATACCTCTGTCGAGGATGGGAAAACGATTTGCTTTGACAAATATGACATTTTCAACGATACCTCAGCTCAGAGAACGAATCATCAGGTCGTGCTCTCAAGCaggattttgtgcagtatagtGATTCCTTATTTAATTATATGCActgtttcatttgttaaaaggagCCGCTCCAAGGCGTATAAGATCACCCGCTTCATAATTGTTGCTTATTTTATCTGCTGGGTGCCCTACCATGTGCTCATGGCTCTAGCGTTATACCCCGAGCAGTTCAATAAAGAAGTATTTGTTATTGGCATGGCCATAGTCAACGTGCTTGCTGCTGCAAATAGTTGCATGAATCCTGTCATCTACATTTGCATGAGCCGGGACTGCAAGATGTCGTGGATGGAGAATGCGTTTAGCAGAAAGTCATTTAAGACAAGTCCCCAGCTAAGAAGGATAAATCCTGAACGTGAGATAGTCTCAGAAACCATTGCCTTGGAGATTGCAGAAAGTCAGTGA